In a single window of the bacterium genome:
- a CDS encoding PAS domain-containing protein, which yields MNRHSLQHRLFGVMVLLILTCAVTYTVILLTVRKNAIIGAADSKLFTAAECARANFMRQYCNHLPGKDWPQIEGYSRIVADNDALCRKLGIQYIWSVVLQDGQVEFTSATHSDLNNPSSDCAKFLEAHTDPASFAPALSSMKPVYSTFHNKWGEGRMVLIPERDELGRVHIFGASIQLGKLDDMVRHTLLVSSAISLAIVMLAISLSWLLARSLAAPIEQFTRDVHRITEGDLETALVPAGIFELQTLARSMESMRQKLNDQIKACNESESKTRAIVEQIPAIVYTEAVDETFTTLYISPQIESILGLQASQCVESPDIWHTHLHPADRDQVMRQVAECHRSGAPLDIEYRMLSSDGQVVWFHDSGRIIRDNDGRAFVLQGVMVDITERKQFEEERVKHVKELARLAEQTQALAAALVCSEDNERKRLAHILHDDLQQLVIGARFFVESGLSADPGTRGSALADLKRASELLKQVLAVSRSLTSDLSPAILQQGLVSGLKWLCQKKLEDHRLQVTVEALPEAEPSSETARVLAFHAVRELLLNVVKHSGVLTACVALTRPHPDWVEVTVSDEGVGFNPEAALNTGDSRNAFGLHSIKQRLILSGGAFDVKSQPGQGAVFTLRIPDQPCCPQNAF from the coding sequence ATGAACCGGCACTCTTTGCAACATAGACTCTTCGGGGTGATGGTCCTGCTCATTCTGACTTGCGCCGTTACCTATACGGTGATCTTGCTGACGGTCCGCAAGAATGCGATCATCGGGGCGGCTGACAGCAAGCTCTTCACGGCGGCCGAGTGTGCCCGCGCCAATTTCATGCGGCAATACTGCAACCACCTCCCCGGGAAGGACTGGCCCCAAATTGAGGGGTATTCCCGGATTGTGGCTGATAATGACGCGTTGTGTCGGAAATTGGGAATTCAATACATTTGGAGCGTGGTGTTGCAGGATGGGCAGGTTGAATTTACTTCCGCCACGCACTCGGATCTGAATAATCCCTCGTCTGATTGTGCGAAGTTTCTGGAAGCGCATACGGATCCCGCGTCATTTGCCCCGGCGCTCAGTTCGATGAAACCCGTTTATTCCACGTTCCATAATAAATGGGGTGAAGGACGTATGGTGCTGATTCCTGAACGGGATGAACTTGGACGCGTCCACATTTTCGGAGCCAGCATCCAGCTTGGCAAACTGGACGACATGGTGCGGCATACCCTTTTGGTGTCGAGTGCAATCAGTCTTGCGATTGTAATGCTGGCGATCAGCTTGAGCTGGCTCTTGGCGAGGTCCCTCGCCGCACCCATTGAACAATTCACCCGCGATGTCCACCGCATCACCGAGGGTGATCTGGAGACGGCATTAGTTCCCGCAGGGATATTTGAACTCCAGACCCTTGCGCGATCAATGGAATCGATGCGGCAGAAGCTTAACGACCAGATCAAGGCGTGTAACGAAAGCGAATCGAAAACCCGCGCGATTGTGGAGCAGATTCCCGCTATTGTCTATACCGAGGCAGTCGACGAAACCTTTACGACCCTTTACATCAGCCCCCAGATCGAGTCCATTCTAGGGCTGCAGGCAAGCCAATGCGTTGAGAGCCCGGACATCTGGCATACCCACCTGCATCCTGCTGATCGTGATCAGGTGATGCGGCAGGTCGCCGAGTGTCATCGATCCGGTGCGCCGCTTGATATCGAATACCGCATGCTTTCTAGCGATGGGCAGGTGGTGTGGTTCCATGATTCGGGCCGGATTATCCGCGACAACGACGGACGGGCCTTTGTTCTGCAGGGAGTGATGGTAGACATTACTGAACGGAAGCAGTTCGAAGAAGAGCGGGTCAAGCACGTGAAAGAACTGGCCCGTTTGGCAGAGCAAACCCAGGCGCTGGCCGCCGCCTTGGTTTGCTCGGAGGATAATGAGCGGAAACGACTGGCCCACATTTTGCATGATGACCTTCAGCAGTTGGTGATTGGGGCCAGGTTCTTCGTCGAAAGCGGATTATCCGCGGACCCGGGCACGCGGGGGTCCGCATTGGCGGATCTCAAGCGCGCATCGGAATTGCTGAAACAAGTACTGGCCGTTTCACGGTCTCTGACGAGTGACCTCAGTCCGGCCATTCTCCAGCAGGGACTTGTCAGTGGCTTGAAATGGTTGTGCCAGAAGAAGCTCGAAGATCACCGCCTTCAGGTCACCGTGGAGGCGCTGCCTGAGGCGGAGCCGTCATCCGAGACCGCCCGGGTGCTGGCCTTTCATGCCGTGCGTGAGCTGCTCCTGAATGTGGTCAAGCATTCAGGCGTCCTGACGGCCTGTGTGGCCCTGACTCGCCCGCATCCCGACTGGGTAGAGGTGACTGTCTCGGATGAAGGCGTCGGGTTTAATCCTGAAGCGGCGCTTAATACGGGCGATTCCAGAAACGCTTTTGGACTGCACAGCATTAAGCAGCGACTGATTCTCTCCGGCGGCGCTTTTGACGTGAAAAGTCAGCCGGGACAAGGAGCTGTTTTCACGCTTCGGATTCCAGACCAGCCTTGTTGCCCGCAAAACGCCTTCTGA
- a CDS encoding helix-turn-helix transcriptional regulator has protein sequence MRKAAGMTQRDLAKILDRENSFVWRIETGKRRLDVVEFYWVCRALRRDAVAVYREIFEEITSSPGIVLSRPKREKTADSRSIPRRKQ, from the coding sequence ATGCGCAAAGCTGCGGGCATGACGCAACGGGATCTCGCCAAAATACTGGACAGGGAGAATTCTTTTGTCTGGCGGATTGAAACCGGCAAGAGGCGACTTGATGTGGTTGAATTTTACTGGGTATGCCGGGCCCTCCGGAGGGATGCGGTAGCCGTCTATCGGGAAATATTCGAAGAGATTACCTCTTCGCCAGGGATCGTATTGTCAAGGCCGAAACGGGAGAAAACGGCCGATTCCCGCTCGATTCCCCGCAGAAAGCAGTAA
- a CDS encoding helix-turn-helix transcriptional regulator: MDNIKQHQKIGEWLKMKREQAGLSKAQMAALIERDKAFVGRYESGQRLDFIQFTNIALALKAKPAEVIALCITDREGES; the protein is encoded by the coding sequence ATGGATAATATCAAGCAACATCAAAAAATCGGTGAATGGCTAAAGATGAAAAGGGAGCAGGCAGGGCTTTCGAAGGCGCAAATGGCCGCTTTGATAGAGCGGGATAAAGCCTTTGTCGGGCGATACGAGTCCGGGCAGAGGTTGGATTTTATCCAGTTCACGAATATTGCTTTAGCGCTTAAGGCAAAGCCCGCTGAAGTGATCGCCTTGTGCATCACGGACAGGGAAGGGGAATCGTGA